The following proteins are co-located in the Siansivirga zeaxanthinifaciens CC-SAMT-1 genome:
- a CDS encoding transposase, producing MKKSRFTESQIIKALKENEHGRTVGDIARELGIDKSTIYYWRKRYGGMETSHLKRLKELEEENRKLKQMYADASLDNQMLKDLLSKKF from the coding sequence ATGAAAAAAAGTAGATTTACCGAGAGCCAGATAATCAAGGCCTTAAAAGAAAACGAGCATGGGCGCACCGTAGGTGATATAGCCCGTGAGCTTGGTATCGACAAGAGCACCATTTACTATTGGCGTAAGCGATACGGCGGCATGGAAACAAGCCATTTAAAGCGACTAAAGGAACTGGAGGAAGAGAACCGCAAGCTCAAGCAGATGTACGCAGATGCCAGCCTGGACAACCAAATGCTCAAGGACCTGCTGTCAAAAAAGTTCTAA
- the ftsZ gene encoding cell division protein FtsZ, producing MSSKKEFASIAFDLPKNQSNVIKVIGVGGGGSNAINHMFQQGIKGVDFYICNTDAQALQNSGVPNKIQLGLNLTEGLGAGANPEVGEQSAVESFEDISTMLDSNTKMVFITAGMGGGTGTGAAPIIAKMAKDLDILTVGIVTMPFQFEGKMRIEQAQRGIENLRDVVDSLIVINNNKLREVYGNLGFKAGFSKADEVLSTAARGIAEVITHHYTQNIDLRDAKTVLSNSGTAIMGSALASGQNRAKEAITKALDSPLLNDNKITGAKNVLLLIVSGSHEITIDEIGEINDHIQSEAGHGANIIMGVGEDESLEESIAVTIIATGFNIEQQDEISNTETKKVVHTLSDAIEASNKEKEPVIIAPVIELKEEKEKVVRHTLDFDVEEEAPSVFQKKNNKEEEAQQETNASNLIPTTQAIKNINVSYEEVKYNFQEQDDFVIKPVTTMSKIEKVEVEEEQQITLTFDMPLPTSKKEEVKEPEVEKKAEEKTYHHLDEDIKNISVNDYVELIPVTETNESGDIRYALEDYFEAEDDNTATKQKKQELKEFGFEIEEDIVFEKKVIKEEAKEEVIEEIDPMNSPISLMLKERAEERRRKMKDFNYKFNNAKIDDIEKVPAYKRQGVHLDEARHSSETNMSRTSIGLDDNDDIKLRSNNSFLHDNVD from the coding sequence ATGAGCAGCAAAAAAGAATTCGCAAGTATCGCATTTGATTTACCAAAAAACCAATCAAATGTTATTAAAGTTATTGGTGTTGGCGGTGGTGGTAGCAATGCTATAAACCACATGTTCCAACAAGGTATAAAAGGAGTCGATTTTTATATCTGTAATACAGATGCACAAGCCCTTCAAAATAGTGGAGTGCCTAATAAAATTCAGTTAGGATTAAACCTAACAGAAGGCTTAGGGGCTGGGGCAAATCCAGAAGTAGGAGAGCAATCTGCGGTTGAAAGTTTCGAAGACATTTCAACCATGTTAGATTCTAACACAAAAATGGTTTTTATTACTGCAGGAATGGGTGGTGGTACCGGAACTGGAGCGGCACCTATTATTGCTAAAATGGCTAAAGATTTAGACATTTTAACGGTTGGTATTGTAACAATGCCTTTTCAGTTTGAAGGTAAAATGCGAATTGAACAAGCACAACGAGGTATAGAAAACCTAAGAGATGTGGTAGATTCTTTAATTGTAATTAATAATAACAAACTTCGTGAAGTTTATGGAAATCTTGGCTTTAAAGCAGGATTCTCTAAAGCCGATGAAGTGCTATCTACAGCTGCTCGTGGTATAGCCGAAGTAATTACACACCATTATACACAAAACATCGATTTACGTGATGCCAAAACAGTATTAAGTAATAGCGGTACAGCTATTATGGGGTCTGCCTTAGCATCGGGTCAAAATAGAGCCAAAGAAGCCATTACAAAAGCATTAGATTCTCCTTTGTTAAATGATAATAAAATTACAGGAGCTAAAAATGTATTGTTATTAATTGTGTCTGGTTCTCATGAAATTACGATTGATGAGATTGGAGAAATTAATGATCATATTCAAAGTGAAGCCGGACATGGAGCAAACATTATTATGGGTGTTGGTGAAGATGAAAGTCTGGAAGAATCAATCGCAGTAACAATTATTGCAACTGGTTTTAATATCGAACAACAAGATGAAATTTCTAATACCGAAACTAAAAAAGTAGTTCATACGCTTAGTGATGCTATAGAAGCTTCAAACAAAGAAAAAGAGCCTGTAATTATTGCACCAGTAATAGAATTAAAAGAAGAAAAAGAAAAAGTTGTACGTCATACTTTAGATTTTGATGTAGAAGAAGAAGCACCTTCGGTTTTTCAGAAAAAAAACAATAAAGAAGAAGAAGCCCAACAGGAAACAAATGCTTCAAATTTAATTCCAACCACACAGGCCATTAAAAATATAAATGTGTCTTACGAAGAGGTTAAATATAATTTTCAGGAGCAGGACGATTTTGTAATTAAGCCAGTAACAACCATGTCTAAAATTGAAAAGGTTGAGGTTGAAGAAGAGCAACAAATCACATTAACGTTTGATATGCCTTTGCCTACTTCTAAAAAAGAAGAAGTTAAAGAACCAGAAGTTGAAAAGAAAGCGGAAGAAAAGACGTATCATCATTTAGATGAGGATATCAAAAATATTTCTGTGAATGATTATGTTGAATTAATTCCTGTTACCGAAACAAACGAATCTGGAGATATTAGATACGCTCTAGAAGATTATTTTGAAGCTGAAGATGATAATACAGCCACAAAACAAAAGAAACAAGAGTTAAAAGAATTTGGATTTGAAATTGAAGAAGATATAGTTTTTGAAAAGAAAGTTATAAAAGAAGAAGCCAAAGAAGAGGTTATTGAAGAGATTGATCCTATGAATTCACCAATTTCTTTAATGCTTAAAGAACGTGCTGAAGAACGCAGACGTAAAATGAAAGACTTCAACTATAAATTCAATAATGCAAAAATTGACGATATCGAAAAAGTACCAGCTTACAAGCGTCAGGGGGTGCATTTAGATGAAGCAAGACATTCTTCTGAAACAAATATGTCTAGAACCAGTATTGGTTTAGATGATAACGATGATATTAAATTAAGAAGTAATAATTCGTTTTTACACGATAACGTCGATTAA
- a CDS encoding helix-turn-helix transcriptional regulator produces the protein MKQTERIRHLQVLLSGNKHTYETLLDYFKKKKVAIGLRQLQRDIKDLELFLGKDERLIKSRGMGNVLKLEIKKIKGHNEQFNIEESIFKTPTNIEDIEKLLSFFSRAIAKKSAVRIGKLKNDATSFNADLKDISFTLLPFNIIHHREDYYLGCYIHKTKQYSIFEIKQLAEYKMSRKLKQYDYDELVLGYRNFAKGIFGVTKNIDDNIYSIKLEFSSVLGAYIENFVWHHSQKIKHKDNTVVMTMKCGINRELVGWIFSWMYNVRIIEPPELKAYYNKTIKEIQQINKKDMLLYRNIFVEKQ, from the coding sequence ATGAAACAAACCGAACGTATAAGGCATTTACAAGTACTATTGTCTGGCAATAAACATACCTACGAAACATTGTTAGACTATTTTAAAAAGAAAAAGGTTGCTATTGGACTCAGGCAACTCCAGAGGGATATTAAGGACCTTGAGCTGTTTCTAGGTAAGGATGAACGGTTAATTAAAAGCAGAGGGATGGGTAATGTGCTTAAACTGGAAATAAAAAAAATAAAAGGCCATAATGAGCAATTCAATATAGAAGAATCCATTTTCAAAACACCCACGAACATTGAGGACATAGAAAAACTGCTATCTTTTTTCAGTCGTGCCATAGCAAAAAAGTCGGCCGTACGAATTGGTAAACTGAAGAATGATGCAACTTCGTTCAATGCCGATTTAAAAGACATTTCATTTACCTTATTACCGTTTAATATCATCCATCACAGAGAGGATTATTATTTGGGCTGCTACATCCATAAAACCAAGCAATACAGTATTTTCGAAATCAAACAGTTGGCCGAATACAAAATGTCTCGCAAGCTTAAGCAATATGATTACGACGAGTTAGTATTGGGTTACAGGAACTTTGCTAAGGGGATTTTTGGTGTAACCAAAAATATTGATGACAACATCTACAGTATTAAATTAGAGTTTTCATCCGTATTGGGCGCCTATATCGAAAACTTTGTATGGCACCACTCACAAAAAATTAAACATAAGGATAATACCGTAGTTATGACCATGAAATGTGGTATCAACAGAGAACTGGTTGGTTGGATTTTCAGTTGGATGTATAATGTTAGGATTATTGAACCTCCTGAACTTAAAGCTTATTACAATAAGACTATTAAGGAAATTCAGCAAATCAATAAAAAAGACATGTTGTTGTACAGAAATATTTTTGTTGAAAAACAATGA
- a CDS encoding cell division protein FtsQ/DivIB has protein sequence MFFLLALVVFLYAFASKKNSARKVSKPNVNFLGDNNLFITSENVSKLLIQSFGGVENVAKETLDLNELENALNSNPMIKSAEVYLSVNGTLNAEVEQKKPIARVSTNASYYIDEDGFYMPLSTNYSARVPLVTGYVEKNNLKSIYIVAKKIKNDAFLKKHVIEIYQGMDHVIYLKLRQCHFLVQLGDVEFLDKKINNLKAFYQKKLKDKTLDNYSKVNLQFDNQVVCTKI, from the coding sequence ATGTTTTTTTTATTGGCACTTGTGGTGTTCTTATATGCTTTTGCATCTAAGAAAAATAGTGCTCGAAAAGTATCCAAGCCCAATGTTAATTTTCTTGGGGATAATAATCTGTTTATAACTAGCGAGAATGTTAGTAAATTGTTAATACAAAGTTTTGGAGGTGTTGAAAATGTTGCTAAAGAAACTTTAGATTTGAATGAGTTAGAAAACGCCCTAAATTCTAACCCCATGATAAAATCAGCAGAAGTGTATTTGTCTGTAAATGGAACACTTAATGCCGAAGTTGAACAAAAAAAGCCTATTGCGAGAGTAAGTACAAATGCATCATATTACATTGATGAAGATGGTTTTTATATGCCGTTATCTACCAATTATTCTGCAAGAGTGCCTTTAGTTACTGGTTATGTTGAAAAAAATAATTTAAAAAGTATCTACATAGTTGCAAAAAAAATTAAAAATGATGCGTTTTTAAAAAAACATGTAATAGAGATTTATCAGGGTATGGATCATGTTATTTATTTAAAATTAAGACAATGTCATTTTTTAGTGCAATTAGGAGATGTAGAATTTTTAGACAAAAAAATAAATAACCTAAAAGCGTTTTATCAAAAAAAATTAAAAGACAAAACGCTGGATAATTACAGTAAAGTTAATTTACAGTTTGACAACCAAGTAGTGTGTACCAAAATATAA
- a CDS encoding recombinase family protein, whose translation MNTLEKFKQFAPKQHLLGHSKNAIIYTRVSTKEQADTNTSLETQKKYCEHYAKSNGYNIVGYFGGTYESAKSDERKEFKRMLKHVRQSGSVGYIIVYSYDRFSRTGSSAAHISQELFERGIQVKAVTQEVDTTSAAGKFQQNMFFMFSQFDNELRRDKTITAMTDLLRKGYWLWSPPIGYVNKKKYHKAVDWEIVPSKKGKLLKKAFAWKTKGIYTNVEIIDKLKGLGMAINERRLSEVFKNPFYCGVLISKMVPGEIIEGRHEPLVSKENFLKINSVETHHPKHHKSENDKLPLKQFIYCERCKLPLTGYLVKKKGLYYYKCRTKGCSCNKSAKALHKSFEDNLNLYQVDPKYNAIIKEVMAYSYDNITKEIRQQSVAIKKKITELNDKIESVEERFALGEIDSDIYKKFKDKYDGQRVELQSKMENPAINSSNLEKAIEKALELSASLQYIWVNGDLKQKQRLQNLVFPGGLGYDKSNDRVRTPKVNAIFSAIHSLSGKIERIKKGEPIPVNQFSDLVTAKGFEPPTLRAEI comes from the coding sequence ATGAACACACTTGAAAAATTTAAACAATTTGCTCCAAAGCAGCATTTACTGGGTCACAGTAAAAATGCTATAATTTATACCCGTGTATCCACAAAGGAGCAAGCGGACACCAATACATCGCTTGAAACCCAGAAAAAGTATTGTGAGCACTATGCCAAGTCCAATGGGTATAACATCGTAGGGTATTTTGGTGGGACTTACGAATCTGCCAAGAGCGATGAACGTAAAGAGTTCAAGAGGATGCTCAAGCATGTCAGGCAGAGTGGTTCGGTAGGCTATATCATTGTGTACTCCTACGACAGGTTCTCCAGAACTGGCAGCAGCGCCGCTCATATATCGCAGGAGCTATTTGAAAGGGGCATACAGGTAAAGGCGGTCACACAGGAAGTGGATACGACTTCCGCGGCGGGAAAGTTCCAGCAAAACATGTTCTTTATGTTCAGTCAATTCGACAACGAACTGAGAAGGGATAAAACCATTACGGCTATGACCGATCTTTTACGTAAAGGGTACTGGTTATGGAGCCCGCCAATAGGCTATGTCAATAAAAAGAAATACCATAAGGCTGTAGACTGGGAAATCGTGCCTTCCAAGAAAGGAAAACTGCTTAAAAAAGCGTTCGCATGGAAGACAAAAGGTATATATACCAATGTGGAGATCATTGATAAGCTCAAAGGTTTGGGAATGGCAATCAACGAGCGTAGGCTCAGTGAGGTATTCAAAAATCCGTTCTACTGCGGTGTACTTATCAGTAAAATGGTTCCTGGTGAAATTATTGAAGGTAGACATGAGCCTCTTGTCTCTAAAGAAAATTTTCTGAAAATCAATTCCGTAGAGACTCATCATCCTAAACACCATAAATCGGAAAATGACAAGCTTCCGTTAAAGCAATTTATTTATTGTGAACGTTGTAAACTTCCCCTAACAGGTTATCTTGTTAAGAAAAAGGGGCTTTATTATTATAAATGTAGAACTAAGGGATGTTCGTGTAATAAATCAGCAAAGGCTTTACATAAATCCTTTGAGGATAATTTGAATCTATATCAAGTAGATCCAAAATACAATGCTATTATCAAAGAGGTCATGGCTTACTCCTATGATAACATCACAAAGGAGATAAGACAGCAGAGTGTAGCTATTAAGAAAAAGATTACCGAACTAAACGATAAAATAGAATCGGTAGAGGAACGCTTTGCGCTTGGTGAGATTGATTCCGATATATACAAAAAATTTAAGGATAAATATGATGGCCAAAGAGTGGAACTACAATCCAAAATGGAGAATCCAGCTATTAATAGTTCGAACCTTGAGAAGGCTATCGAAAAAGCACTTGAATTATCCGCTTCGCTCCAGTATATATGGGTAAATGGCGATCTGAAACAAAAACAAAGACTCCAAAATTTAGTGTTTCCTGGTGGTTTGGGTTATGATAAGTCAAATGATAGAGTTCGAACCCCAAAGGTAAACGCTATTTTTTCTGCAATACACTCATTATCAGGCAAAATAGAAAGAATAAAAAAAGGAGAACCGATTCCTGTGAATCAATTCTCCGATTTGGTGACCGCGAAGGGATTCGAACCCCCAACCCTCAGAGCCGAAATCTGA
- a CDS encoding IS3 family transposase encodes MIKEYQVSIQRACGVVDLTRSMWYYQTKRDDREVIDKLSELATELPTRGFDEYYKRIRREGHRWNRKRVLRVYRQMKLKLRRKHKKRITGRAKHPLEAPESLNMVWSMDFMSDMLSDGRKVRILNIMDDCNREVLAVDPGLNYPARKLVENLEQLEEEIGLPQTIRCDNGPEFISKTLNAWCKRKRIEIRFTQPGKPMQNGYIERLNRFYREDVLDAYWFNDLHQLRKLSNQWMEDYNNNHPHQSLGNKSPREYKPRFGEEFFTESDDINENLLNLAVS; translated from the coding sequence TTGATCAAGGAATATCAGGTTTCCATACAGAGGGCCTGCGGAGTTGTGGATTTAACCCGTTCGATGTGGTATTACCAAACCAAGCGTGATGACCGTGAGGTTATCGACAAACTCTCTGAACTGGCTACGGAACTTCCAACCAGGGGATTTGATGAGTATTATAAACGCATACGTCGTGAAGGCCATAGGTGGAACAGAAAACGTGTATTACGGGTATATCGGCAGATGAAGCTCAAACTGAGACGCAAGCACAAAAAACGCATCACGGGCAGGGCCAAACATCCTTTGGAGGCCCCAGAGTCATTGAACATGGTTTGGAGCATGGACTTTATGTCCGACATGCTTTCCGATGGGAGGAAGGTACGTATACTGAACATTATGGACGACTGTAACCGTGAGGTCCTTGCTGTCGACCCTGGGTTAAACTACCCAGCCAGAAAGCTGGTGGAGAACTTGGAACAATTGGAAGAAGAGATTGGCCTGCCACAAACCATCCGTTGTGACAATGGCCCAGAGTTTATATCCAAAACCTTAAATGCTTGGTGTAAACGCAAACGAATAGAAATAAGATTTACCCAACCAGGTAAACCCATGCAAAACGGATATATAGAACGATTGAATAGATTTTACAGAGAAGATGTATTGGATGCCTACTGGTTTAACGATTTGCACCAATTGAGAAAATTGAGCAATCAATGGATGGAAGATTATAACAACAACCATCCGCACCAATCACTGGGGAATAAATCTCCTAGAGAATATAAACCAAGATTCGGTGAAGAATTCTTCACCGAATCTGATGATATTAATGAAAATTTGCTGAATTTAGCTGTGTCTTAA
- a CDS encoding GIY-YIG nuclease family protein — MKESEIIKALFEELISSNYHIFPLKGKVNVTDNHGVYIIYSEKNEVLHVGNTPSGKKGLNQRLYNHISCTGVFYEKYLKPNKINMRGIHKFKYLEVDDIRQRALLEAYSAGKLCPLHFGTGAKKSK, encoded by the coding sequence TTGAAAGAATCAGAAATTATTAAGGCTTTATTTGAAGAATTAATTTCGAGTAATTACCACATTTTTCCTTTAAAAGGAAAGGTTAATGTAACTGATAATCATGGGGTTTATATAATTTATTCTGAAAAAAATGAAGTGTTACATGTTGGAAATACGCCGAGTGGTAAAAAAGGGCTTAATCAAAGGTTGTATAATCACATATCATGCACCGGAGTTTTTTATGAAAAATATTTGAAGCCAAATAAAATCAATATGCGAGGCATACATAAATTTAAATATTTAGAAGTTGATGACATTCGCCAACGGGCTTTGCTTGAAGCATATTCAGCTGGAAAACTTTGCCCTTTACACTTTGGTACAGGTGCAAAGAAAAGTAAATAA
- a CDS encoding CFI-box-CTERM domain-containing protein has translation MNKYSKLNKLEFLEICKIIHPDAEWEFHQVLDNDGKGSDDCYEFLGNDGSMMQFNIHRSEYDELRFYKHYADGKLFEIGEETLKFSEDKIDNYLHSLINKSQDTENKNSLEELSNSKEEEIKSFFLHGGERDEFTKSQKYCSRIIILDYENYVSDVHMIYKKKSNEDIFILMIGHVEPTPEAIIFLFEDNETIKVDKVIKHKIGELYLQTDIYLLIKIINSKKIKLRVENTDNILTETKLTFTDKINLIGFYNALFDNTFMKDELISFLEKEKKKRIDFQKIKENKNKKDKAKKETKEQKETKETKSSSQCFVVTATMNDPDHPIVNDFRLYRDRYLLNSKAGFNFVKFYYQIGPYFASLINKSETLRKISFNSFIKPIHKLIQKKIDTNNN, from the coding sequence GTGAATAAATACAGTAAACTTAATAAATTAGAATTTCTTGAAATTTGCAAAATAATTCATCCTGATGCCGAGTGGGAATTTCATCAAGTACTAGATAATGACGGTAAGGGCTCCGATGACTGCTATGAGTTTTTGGGAAATGACGGTTCAATGATGCAATTTAACATTCATAGAAGTGAATATGACGAATTAAGATTTTATAAACACTATGCTGATGGAAAACTATTTGAAATTGGAGAAGAGACATTGAAATTTTCTGAAGATAAGATAGATAATTATCTTCATAGCTTAATTAATAAAAGTCAAGATACTGAAAATAAGAACTCGTTAGAGGAGCTTTCGAATTCTAAGGAAGAGGAAATAAAATCATTTTTTTTACATGGTGGAGAAAGAGATGAGTTTACAAAATCACAAAAATACTGTTCAAGAATAATAATATTAGACTATGAAAATTATGTGTCTGACGTCCATATGATTTATAAAAAAAAATCTAACGAAGATATTTTTATTCTAATGATAGGTCATGTTGAACCAACACCAGAAGCTATAATCTTCCTTTTTGAGGATAACGAAACAATTAAAGTTGATAAAGTAATAAAGCATAAAATAGGGGAACTTTATTTGCAAACAGATATTTATTTATTAATTAAAATTATTAATTCAAAGAAGATTAAATTAAGAGTTGAGAATACAGATAATATTTTAACTGAGACAAAATTAACATTTACTGATAAAATTAACTTAATTGGATTTTATAATGCATTATTTGATAATACATTCATGAAAGATGAACTTATCTCATTTTTGGAAAAGGAGAAAAAGAAAAGAATTGACTTTCAGAAAATTAAAGAAAACAAAAATAAAAAAGATAAAGCAAAAAAAGAGACTAAAGAACAAAAAGAGACTAAAGAAACTAAAAGTTCTAGTCAATGTTTTGTAGTGACAGCCACTATGAACGATCCAGATCATCCTATTGTCAATGATTTCAGACTTTATAGGGATAGGTATTTACTGAATAGCAAGGCTGGTTTTAATTTTGTTAAATTTTATTATCAAATAGGACCTTATTTCGCTAGTTTAATAAACAAAAGCGAAACCTTAAGAAAAATAAGTTTTAATTCTTTTATTAAACCAATACATAAATTAATACAGAAGAAAATTGATACCAACAACAACTAA
- the ftsA gene encoding cell division protein FtsA yields the protein MEHNLAVGLDIGTTKIVAMIGRKNEYGKVEILGIGKSKSLGVHRGVVNNITQTIQSIQQAIQEAEAASDIKIEDVTVGIAGQHIRSLQHSDYITRSNSDTVIDEDDIDRLINQVHKLVMLPGEEIIHVLPQEYKVDGQAEIKEPIGMYGGRLEANFHVVVGQVSSIRNIGRCVQSSGLNLEGITLEPLASANAVLSQEEKEAGVALIDIGGGTTDLAIFRDGIIRHTAVIPFGGNVITEDIKEGCSIIEKQAELLKIKFGSAWPGENKDNEIVSIPGLRGREPKEITLKNLSKIIHARVVEIIEQVYVEIKNYGHEEQKKKLIGGIVLTGGGSQLKHLKQLVEYITGMDTRIGYPNEHLAGDSDDDITSPLYATAVGLVLDGLKRNERKKVEQQQTVEPETPVDDTEIKEEPEIIHKAPEPRRTFLDKLTERVKDFLDNAE from the coding sequence ATGGAGCATAATTTAGCAGTAGGATTAGACATAGGAACCACAAAAATTGTGGCAATGATTGGTCGTAAAAACGAATACGGCAAAGTTGAAATTTTAGGTATTGGTAAATCTAAAAGTTTAGGGGTGCACCGTGGGGTGGTAAATAACATTACACAAACCATTCAATCGATTCAACAAGCCATTCAAGAAGCTGAAGCTGCATCCGACATTAAAATTGAAGATGTTACTGTTGGTATTGCAGGACAACACATAAGAAGCTTACAACACAGTGATTACATTACAAGGTCAAACTCCGATACGGTAATAGACGAAGACGACATCGATCGCTTAATAAATCAGGTACATAAATTAGTAATGCTTCCTGGAGAGGAAATTATACATGTACTGCCACAAGAATATAAAGTAGATGGACAAGCCGAAATTAAAGAACCCATTGGAATGTATGGCGGTCGATTAGAGGCTAATTTTCATGTGGTTGTTGGGCAAGTATCTTCTATTAGAAATATTGGTAGATGCGTACAAAGTTCGGGTTTAAATTTAGAAGGCATCACTCTAGAGCCTTTAGCATCGGCCAATGCCGTTTTAAGTCAGGAAGAAAAAGAAGCCGGTGTTGCATTAATTGATATAGGAGGTGGTACCACAGATTTGGCCATTTTTAGAGATGGCATCATCCGTCATACCGCCGTAATTCCTTTTGGTGGTAATGTTATAACCGAAGATATTAAAGAAGGTTGTTCTATAATTGAAAAACAAGCAGAATTATTAAAAATTAAGTTTGGTTCGGCATGGCCAGGAGAAAATAAAGACAACGAAATTGTTTCAATACCAGGCTTACGAGGTAGAGAACCTAAAGAAATAACGCTTAAAAACCTTTCTAAAATTATACATGCTCGTGTTGTAGAAATTATCGAGCAGGTATATGTAGAAATTAAAAATTACGGTCACGAAGAGCAAAAGAAAAAATTAATTGGCGGTATTGTTTTAACAGGTGGCGGTAGTCAGTTAAAGCACCTAAAACAATTAGTTGAATACATAACAGGCATGGATACCAGAATAGGTTATCCAAACGAGCATTTGGCAGGCGATAGTGACGATGATATTACGAGCCCGCTTTATGCAACAGCCGTTGGTTTAGTTTTAGACGGATTAAAACGTAACGAACGCAAAAAGGTAGAACAACAACAAACGGTAGAGCCTGAAACACCGGTTGATGATACTGAAATTAAAGAAGAACCAGAAATTATACATAAAGCGCCCGAACCTCGTCGTACGTTTTTAGACAAATTAACAGAGCGTGTCAAAGATTTTTTAGATAACGCAGAGTAG
- a CDS encoding GatB/YqeY domain-containing protein, whose translation MSLQQNIMSALKDAMKAKDTTALTALRAVKSAILLAQTEGGAQGELSEEQELKMLQKLVKQRKDSAAIYIEQGREDLAAPELAEAEVISQFLPEALSDEEVEKIVETVIAQTGAEGMKDMGKVMGVVTQQVAGKADGKTISNIVKAKLS comes from the coding sequence ATGAGTTTACAACAAAATATCATGTCTGCTTTAAAAGATGCGATGAAAGCAAAAGACACCACCGCTTTAACAGCTTTAAGAGCCGTAAAATCAGCTATTTTATTAGCACAAACAGAAGGAGGTGCACAAGGCGAATTAAGTGAAGAACAAGAGCTTAAAATGCTTCAAAAGTTAGTAAAACAACGAAAAGATAGTGCGGCAATATATATAGAGCAAGGTCGTGAAGATTTAGCTGCTCCAGAATTAGCAGAAGCTGAGGTTATTAGTCAGTTTTTACCTGAAGCTTTATCTGATGAAGAGGTAGAAAAGATTGTAGAAACGGTTATTGCTCAAACCGGCGCAGAAGGCATGAAAGATATGGGTAAAGTTATGGGCGTTGTAACCCAACAAGTTGCTGGAAAAGCAGATGGTAAAACCATTTCTAATATCGTAAAGGCTAAATTATCTTAA
- a CDS encoding M15 family metallopeptidase: protein MSQLRILIYFFLIVIVSSCKKKDNAIVENKTKVNNLSTTPEVPLVKCIERFKLLGKFNYRKDTAFVKVPSNYSFKNVYIQKVVLDSFVNMATAAKKDGISFKIVSGTRNFTEQKRIWERKWRQNNMPDSIKNALLILKYSSMPSTSRHHWGTDIDINNLNNSYFAMGKGKKEYDWLSKNAHKFGFFQPYTSKENGRTGYNEEKWHWSFKPLSDQYLKVYNDLVTYEDINGFLGFEIAPIIDVIPVYVNGIEY, encoded by the coding sequence ATGTCGCAACTTAGGATTTTAATATACTTTTTTTTAATTGTTATAGTTTCTTCTTGTAAGAAGAAGGATAATGCAATAGTTGAGAATAAGACTAAAGTTAATAATCTAAGCACTACACCAGAGGTACCTTTAGTAAAGTGTATCGAAAGATTTAAATTATTGGGTAAATTCAATTATAGAAAAGATACTGCATTCGTAAAGGTACCTTCAAACTATAGCTTTAAAAATGTCTACATTCAAAAAGTAGTATTAGATTCTTTTGTAAATATGGCGACTGCAGCAAAGAAAGACGGTATCTCTTTTAAAATAGTTTCTGGTACCCGTAATTTTACCGAACAAAAACGAATTTGGGAAAGAAAATGGAGACAAAATAATATGCCTGATAGCATTAAAAATGCACTACTTATTTTAAAATATAGTTCAATGCCAAGTACTTCAAGACATCATTGGGGTACTGATATTGATATAAATAATTTGAATAATTCTTATTTCGCTATGGGAAAAGGTAAAAAAGAGTATGATTGGCTTAGTAAAAATGCTCATAAATTTGGATTTTTCCAACCTTACACTTCAAAAGAAAATGGTAGGACTGGTTACAATGAGGAAAAATGGCATTGGTCATTTAAACCATTATCGGATCAATATTTAAAGGTTTACAACGACTTAGTAACTTATGAAGATATTAACGGCTTTTTGGGATTTGAGATTGCGCCAATTATTGATGTTATTCCCGTTTATGTAAATGGTATCGAATATTAA